The window GCAGCGCTGGCCGAAAGCATCAAGGTTTTCGATGCCTCGATGGAAGCACTGATCAACGGCCAACCGCAGGTGGGCCTGATGGAGCCGCCGACGGATGGCGTGCGAAATTCCCTCGGCAAGGCGCAGGATGTGTGGAGCGAGTTGAAGCCGATGGTTGCAGCCGGTGAATCCACCAGCGCTGCGGCTGGCGAATTGCGCGTTTCGCTGCAACGGGAGTTGAACAACGCCCGTCTGCTCTACCTGCTCGCCACCAGTAAGCAGCCGGACCTCTATCGCATCCCGCTGGAGGCCTATGCCAATGATCAGTTGGCCCGCTGGTTGCTGGAACCGCAGATCGTGATCTCGCTGCGCGAGCAGAATACGGCCCACAAGGAACTGTCGCAGGAAGCCGTTGACGAGATGGACCTGGCGTGGCGTGCCGATGCCGAAGGCGATGCTTCCGGGATTGTCGCGGAGATGATGGCTCGGCCCTTGTCCGAACTGCTGAAACGGTACCAGTTGGCGGCGAACGGCATTGTCACCGAGGTGTTCATCATGGATGACAAGGGCCTCAACGTGGCCCAGAGCGCTGTGACCTCGGACCTGTGGCAGGGTGACGAGGCGAAATGGCAGGAGACGTATGCGTCCGAGGGACTGGACTATCATTTCAGCGATGTCGAGTTCGATGACAGCACGGGTTTCTACCAGGTTCAGGTTTCCATGCCGATCGCCGATCCGGTGACGCAAGAAAAACTGGGCGCAGTGACGTTTGGCGTGAATATCCAGTCGCTGCTCTGAGACAGGAACCGGGCTGCTGCAGCGTCGGCAGCCTGCATGCCTGTGGCCGGAACAGGCGTTGCATGTCGGTCTGCCAACGTA of the Algicella marina genome contains:
- a CDS encoding type IV pili methyl-accepting chemotaxis transducer N-terminal domain-containing protein, whose protein sequence is MVTLFSTEKSFRGWTLATLSSAAVLLSSAAFAQGDASGSARISVGGKLRFESQSLMAKACTLAVNGEASPISSEDLRTDVQLFQQKIDALRNGDMALALREPETGRRVLSALDKVEAAWQPVSADLASVADGYFVEEALTRILVQGKDLVDTTGNLLAILSGAYSNSENFSFGAALAVNIVDRQTVLLEEMSLHDCVAQSETAGAEESNAALAESIKVFDASMEALINGQPQVGLMEPPTDGVRNSLGKAQDVWSELKPMVAAGESTSAAAGELRVSLQRELNNARLLYLLATSKQPDLYRIPLEAYANDQLARWLLEPQIVISLREQNTAHKELSQEAVDEMDLAWRADAEGDASGIVAEMMARPLSELLKRYQLAANGIVTEVFIMDDKGLNVAQSAVTSDLWQGDEAKWQETYASEGLDYHFSDVEFDDSTGFYQVQVSMPIADPVTQEKLGAVTFGVNIQSLL